The sequence AACAGGAGCGTAGACAGATGTAAAGTTCTGACCCTGATTTACGGTAAGCTCGCCCACGTGCATTTCATAGTTCCCGAAGGTAAAGCTCTCCCCGGGGGCGACCACATGCTCATCTTTAATGTTATAGAAGGACGAGGCGATGATTCCGTAAGCCATGATAACAACGCCAATGTGAACCATAAGACCGCCGTAGTGCCTGCGCTGGGTGAGCATCACTCTGGGACCGTTGTTTTTGACGGAGAGGACGATTCTTGTGATGATTGTCGCCAGAGAAAGGGTTGTAACGCCTGTGAGTATAAGAGGGATAGGCAGCGTGTAGCCTTTAACGTACATGATTACCATGGACGCAAGCGCAGCAATCACAGCGGGGATGATCTTTTTATAGAAGCTCTCCCCTGCCTCCTTTCCGAACTGCGCCATGGGGGCAAGACCAGCGAAAAGCAGTATCAGTATGAAGAAGGGTGTGGATACTTTGTTGAAGTAAGGGATGTTGACCGTAAGCTTGTTGCCCACAACGCCGAATATCCCCATTATGCCGTAGTACGCCTGAGATATAAGAGGCATGGTTGTTCCCACGAGGACAACAATCATGAGACCGAGGAAGAGCCAGTTTGCTATAAAGAACATGCCTTCCCTTGAGGAGAAGTGGAAGTCCTTTTCTTCGGGGTCTTTGTAAAGCTTAATGTTGGTTAAGAGAACAGCGAGGTAAGCCACTGTGGAGGCAATCATAAATACTATGAAGAAAGTGCCGAGGCTTGATTTCCCGAACGAGTGAACTGATTCAATAACGCCGCTTCTCGTGAGGAATGTGCCGAATATGCAAAGCAGGAAGGACGTCATAAGAAGTGTATGAGTCCAGATTTTCAGCTTGTTTCTCTGCTCGTATATGAGAGCGGAGTGGAGGTAGGCTGTGCCTGTTATCCAAGGGAGAAGAGACGCGTTTTCCACTGGATCCCATGCCCAGTAGCCGCCCCAGCCGAGCTCAACATAAGCCCACTGACCGCCGAGAACTATGCCGATGGTGAGGAAAACCCATGTGAAGATAGCCCAGCCTCTGCTTTCTTTAACCCAGAGGTTGGAGCCGTCGCTTGTCATCATGGAAGCGATGGCGTGCCCGAGAGGGACTGTGAAGCCCGCAAAACCGAGGAAAAGGGTAGGCGGATGATAGATCATTCCGGGGTTCTGGAGAAGGGGATTCATGCCCACGCCGTCCTGAGGGGTGAAGCCCAGCTCAGCGAAGGGATTGGTCACGAAACAGGTAAGGATCAGGAAAAAGGAAGAGGCAACGCTTATGACAAAGAGAACAGAGCTCTTGTATCTTGAATCGAAGTTCCTGAGCCTTATCATTTCTATAATGGCGAAGATGACAAGAATCAGAGCCCAGAACAGAAGCGAACCCGCCTGACCCGCCCAGAAAGCGCTGAGCTTGTAAGCAAGGGGAAGCGCAAGGTCTGTGTACTGCGCCACGTATTCGATTTTAAAATTGCTTGTGATAAGCGCCAGAAGAAGAACCAGAGAAGCAATGCCTATTGCCGTCGTCTGCGCTATGAGGAAATATCCTCCGATTTTATCGTAAATTTTGTTTTCACTTCTCATTCCGCTTAAGTAGAAATAAGAAGCGCCCGCGCCTGCTATCAGCGCAAGGAGCATAAACAAAAATCCTGCTCCGCCCACTGTTCACCTCGAAAATTTAAGATTTGCAAAACATCACCGTTAGGTTTTCGCCTTCTATAGACGAAAACCCGCCTGCCGCAATAAACTTTGCATAGTATACTAAGTTGATAAGGATTTGTATAAAAAGTTCTCTAAAGGATCGTTAAAATATAATAATTATCCTTTAGCCGCCTCTTCCTCAGGATCCACCTCGTATTTTGAGGGGCATTTTGTCAGAAGAGTTTTAGCAATAAACTTTTTGTTTTCAATGTCATAGTTGCCTTCAATGATAACGTGGATCTCTTCTTTGAAGGTGTCGGGGATGATGCCTTTGTAGTCAACGGTCATGACCGCTCCGCCCTCTTCAACGTCCATGATGTCGAAGACAAGATGTCTGTCTTTTGTGTTTTTGGTGATTGTTCCGGTGATTACCTCTCCGCTCACACGCATGCCCTTCTGGTTAAGTTTTTCAGGGTTATGAAGAACTTCGCCGACTGTGAGGTAGTACACGCCTTCTGATTTGAAGCCGCTGAAAAGCATGAATGAAATGGCAATGACAACAACCGCTGTAGCAACGAGAAATTTCTTGTTTTTGTTCATTGGCTGACTCCGTAACGTCTTGACTTTGATTTTATAATGTACATAATCCGACCGTTGATCAAGGAAAAAGTTTTGTAAAAGATATTAATGAAAGCAGATTTTACGGGCTTTTCAGTATCGTTTTAGCGTAATATCTGAATATAATATGTGCTCTTTAAGAACATTTCCCTTCGCCGTCTGTCTTTACCTGTGGAAAAAATGAGTATAAGGTAGTGATTATGAATGAAATAGGATTTATTACGGCTTTCACCGCGGGTGTGCTCTCCTTTCTCTCCCCCTGTGTGCTTCCTCTTCTCCCTGCGTATCTGTCTTTTATATCAGGGGAGACAATAGACACCCTCACGTCCGGCGAATCTAAAAAAGCCAGAGCGAAGGCGGTTCTGGGCGCTGTCTGCTTCGGACTGGGCTTTCTTCTTGTATTCGTGATTCTCGGAGCGAGCGCCACGGCGGTCGGCAAGGCGCTGGCACAGCATAAAATAATCCTCGGGCGGATAGCAGGGCTCCTTATCATTGTTCTCGGTCTGCATATGGCGGGGATTTTCCGTATAAACAGGCTGCTCGTGCAGAAAAAATGGAACTATAAGCGCAGGGCGGGGGCTCCGTTTCTGCTTCAGGCGTTTTTTCTGGGGATTGCGCTTGTTCTCGGCTGGTCGCCCTGTCTCGGACCTGTGATAGCGGCAATATTCGCCATGGCTTCCCAGCAGGAGACCGTGGTTCAGGGTATAGGGCTTCTTGTCACATTCGGATTAGGGCTTTGGATTCCTTTTCTTCTTGCCGCCCTTGCCGTCGGGCACGTGATTTCCGGCATGAAAAAGGCGGGCAGGATCGTAATGGTTGTGGAAAAAGTATCCGGCGCGCTGCTCATTATAATAGGCGTGCTTATGACGACAAACAGCATGGCTATGATGAGCGCCTATCTTGTCAGGTGGTTTCCGTTCCTCGGCAGCATTAACTTTTAGGTTCGTATCCGTTATTTTGTACTTTTTTTGGGTTCGATTTTATAATATATTACTTTGATTTTTTGGAATGAACGGATTTCCGTCCTAAAAATGCGGATAAGAGATATTTCAAATACAGTAAGGAGCATTTTTTATATGGCAGGACATAGTAAGTGGGCGAATATCAAGCACAGAAAAGCGGCTCAGGACGCCAAAAAAGGCAAAGTCTTTACCAAGGTTGCCCGTGAGATAACGGTCGCGGCGAAGGAGGGGGGCGGCGATCCGGATATGAACCCCCGTCTGAGGCTCGCTCTTGACAAGGCAAAGGCCGTGAACCTGCCGAAGGATAATGTTGACAGGGCTATTAAGAAAGGCACCGGCGAAGGCAATGAAGCCGCATATGAAGACGTAACTTACGAAGGCTACGGTCCGGGCGGCGTGGCTATTCTCGTTAAGACACTTACCGACAACAGAAACAGAACCGTCGCCGAAGTCCGCAGCACAATGACAAAAAAAGGCGGCAGCATGGGAGAGGCGGGCTGTGTCGCTTGGATCTTCGAGCAGAAGGGCATACTTGAGATAGCCAAAGACAGGGCGGACGAGGACAAACTTCTGGAAGAGGCTCTTGAAGCGGGAGCGGAAGACGTTGTGGATGACGGTGATGTTTTCGCTGTGCAGTGCGCGTACGCTGATTTCATGGATGTGAAGGCAGCTCTTGAAGGCAAAGGCTATGCCTTTGAATTCGCCGAAATCACCATGAAGCCTAAAAATACCGTTCCCGTAAATGTGGAAGACCTGCGCAAGATAATGAACATCACCGATGCCATTGAGGATCTGGACGATGTTCAGGAAGTTTACTCCAACTTTGAGGCTGATGACGATGTCATGTCCCAGCTTGAGGACTAATTGTCCCGTATAGTTATCGGGATCGATCCCGGGCTGAACTGCACAGGAGTGGGCATTGTGCGGGCTTGGCCGGGCAGGGTGGAGCATGTCTTCCACGGCGTGCTCCGCACCGACAGCAAAAGACCTCTTCCCGAGCGTCTCGGTGTTATATGCGCCGGGCTGAGGGAGATTGTGGGCGAATATAAACCGGAAATATCCGCTGTTGAAGATGTTTTCCAGTCGGTAAATATAAAAAGCGCCATGCTTCTCGGACAGACAAGGGGCGCTATAATTGCCACACTGCTCTCCTGCGGCATGCCTGTGAACGAATATACGGCGCTTCAGGTGAAGAAGTCTGTCGTGGGCTACGGCAAGGCGGATAAGGAGCAGGTTCGCCACATGGTGGAGGTTCTGCTCGGCATTAAGATGGGCAAAAGCCCGCTGGACGCGTCCGATGCGCTGGCTGTGGCTGTGTGTCTGGGGCTTGAGATAACCGGGAGGCGGTATTGATTTACAGAGTAAAGGGGAGGCTTCTTGAGAAACACCCCGATTTCGCGGTTATAGACACAGGCGCGATTGCCTTTAAAATAGGAATATCCATGCAGAGCTTCGCCACACTGCCCGATATAGGCGAGAAGGCGACCCTCTATACGCTTATGAATGTCCGTGAGGACGACATAAGCCTGTTCGGTTTCGTCACCCTTGAAGAGAAAAAGCTGTTCATCCTCCTCACCTCTGTCAGCAAGGTGGGTCCGAAGCTGGCTCTTGCGATCCTTTCGGGGCTTGATGTGAAATCATTTGAAAAGGCTGTGGTTTCCGGCGATGTGGTGAAGATCAAGGGGATTCCCGGGATCGGGCTGAAAACGGCTGAAAGGATAATCCTTGAGCTGAAGGATAAATTCGACCTCGTATTCAGGACAGAAGCCAAGCCGGACGACAATTCAGAGGATGTGGTCAGTGCCCTCTGCAACCTCGGTTACACCAGAAAAGACGCCGAGAACGCTGTCCGCACCTCATACTCAGGGGAAAACTCATTTGAAGAAAACCTCAAAAAAGCGCTGAGGGGACTTTCCGGATAGCTTAATTAGCTTATACATATATGTTTTATTTTATTTGTATTGACTTGCGGAGGTGGCGGGAATATAAACTCCGCATGCAAACTGTCGGATGTTCACTCAGGAACACAGTAGTTTCAGACCTCACCGCGGCACTTCCGGTTTCTCCGCCGCAAATATCAGCAATCTTTCACACTCTTTTTCAGGAAAAAATGCAGCCTTAAAAATTCAGGAGAATGTATGCGATTCATATCGGGATTGAAGCCTTTTCAGTTTCTTGTGTTGGGGTTTTTGTCGTATGTTGTTATCGGAACAGCATTTTTATCTCTTCCGATTTCTCAGGTCACTTGGGTAAGCACCATGGACAACCTTTTTAATGTTACATCCGCCGTTTCCACAACGGGGCTCAGCACCGTGGGTGTATCGGATTCCTACACCCTTTTCGGTCAGATAGTTATTCTGGTTTTGTTCCAGTTGGGCGGGATAGGCTACATGACTCTGACCTCGTTTATCATCCTTGCCAGAGGCAGGCAGCTGTCAGAGCTGAGAAACGGTGTACTCGGGACAGAGTTCAGCCTCCCTGCGGAGTTTAAGATCCACAGCTTTATTTTTCAGGTAGCTGTTTTTACACTGACAATTGAGCTTATCGGAACCATGATTCTGTTTATGGAGTTCAGGTCTGCCGGAGTGGATTCTCCGTTTTGGATGGCATTGTTTCATGCGGTGTCGGCGTTCACCACATCAGGTTTCAGCACTTTCAGCAACAGCATGGAGAGTTTTAAGGGCAACTGGGTGATATGTGTTACCGTCGGGGCGCTCTGCTATATGGGCTCGATAGGGTTTATTGTTCTGCATGACGCGTTTCTGGCGATAAAGAGCAAAGCGTACAGAATAACCTTCACATCAAAGGTTATTCTGGTCATTACAGCGCTGATCTTCTTTGTGTGTGCTCCTCTTTTTTACCTTTCAGAGCCTTCACTGCGCAGCACTGGTTTTTCGGAGGGTGTACTCATTTCCGCATTTCAGATCATGACAGCATCCAGCACCGCAGGCTTCAATACTGTGTCCATAGGCGGGCTTGCCCCCGCTTCGCTTACTCTTCTGATTATAGCAATGGTGATTGGCGCGTCTCCAAGCGGCACTGGCGGCGGAATAAAAACCACTTCGGTCTCGTCCTGCATAGGCATTGTTGTGAGCATTCTCAGGGGCAGAAGCTCTGTAACCTTTTTCGGGCATTCAATTCCCAACGTAAGACTTATGACGGCGGTTGCTTCCGTATCGGTTTATCTCGCAGTGCTTGCGGCAGGTGTCTTCATGCTGAGCATCACGGAGAAGCAGGAGTATATAAAGCTGGTTTTTGAAGCTGCATCCGCTCTGGGTACGGTAGGCTTGAGTATGGGGATAACCGGGGAACTCAGCGGTGCGGGAAAAATGATAATAACATTTCTGATGTTTGCTGGAAGGGTTGGACCTCTCACCATCGGGCTTTCTCTTTTCCACTCAGCCAAGGAAGCGGGAAAGCCTAAGAAGAGCGATCTTGCCGTGTAGTTTTAACGTCTCTTCCGTTACTGAGCGCAGCGGAAGAGACATATCTTTTTATTCAACCTTTTCGCCGGTTTCCGAATCCACAAGGTGGAGCTCACCGTTCGTTATGCCGATGCCGACTTCAAGGCAGCTGTAGACGAATTCCTCAAAGCTCATGCCGTTTACTTCGCAAGCCTGATTGATTTCGTCCATAAATTCTTTTTCCATGGCAAATGCCATGCTCACCATATTCTCTTCATCAATTTCCTGATCATGGTCGTGGCTTCCGCAGCCGCCGCTTCCGCATCCGCATTTGTCGCTCATGCTGTCTCCTTATATAAATCCGGTGAAATTATCTATCGTTCCGGTTAATGAGTCAATATCGAACTCTTTTGCATCTTTTGCAAGTTTTTCTGCCCAGTTTTTCAATTCTTTTATATTTTCCTTTTCAGCAAGTGCCAGAGCAAGGGCGGCGAAGCTTTCCATATCGCTTATTACAAACCTGCGTGAAATTTGCTGCCATCTGGCGTGCAGCTCGGTTCGTATTATTTCCCGCTGTTCAGGGGTTATTCCTGCGCCCGGGGCATGCTCATGTCTTTTCTCCGGCTGCTTGACCCTGTGTTTAATAAAGACTTTCAGCGCATCTGTAAGTTCTGATGAAATTATGGGCTTTTTTACATATGCCGCACAGCCGCAGGCGAAAGCCTCTTCCATTCTGTCGCTGAGAACATCTGCGGAAACAGCGATAATGGGTATGTGCGCCGTCGCGCTGCTGCCTTTGAGCATTTTCGCCGCCGCATAGCCGTCCGTTCCGGGCATTTTCATATCAAGCAGTACAATGTCAGGCATATGTTCAGAGGCTTTTGCAAAAGCCTCCTGTCCGTTTTCAGCCTCAATGAAAGTGAAGGGATGCTCCTTCAGAAGCAGACGGATCAGGAAGCGGTTGTGGGGGCTGTCGTCCGCGATGAGAATCCTTGCCGGTTCAAAATGCACTGCTCCGCTGTCTGTTTTTTCCGGACGGGGCTGATC is a genomic window of Geovibrio thiophilus containing:
- a CDS encoding heme lyase CcmF/NrfE family subunit; translated protein: MLLALIAGAGASYFYLSGMRSENKIYDKIGGYFLIAQTTAIGIASLVLLLALITSNFKIEYVAQYTDLALPLAYKLSAFWAGQAGSLLFWALILVIFAIIEMIRLRNFDSRYKSSVLFVISVASSFFLILTCFVTNPFAELGFTPQDGVGMNPLLQNPGMIYHPPTLFLGFAGFTVPLGHAIASMMTSDGSNLWVKESRGWAIFTWVFLTIGIVLGGQWAYVELGWGGYWAWDPVENASLLPWITGTAYLHSALIYEQRNKLKIWTHTLLMTSFLLCIFGTFLTRSGVIESVHSFGKSSLGTFFIVFMIASTVAYLAVLLTNIKLYKDPEEKDFHFSSREGMFFIANWLFLGLMIVVLVGTTMPLISQAYYGIMGIFGVVGNKLTVNIPYFNKVSTPFFILILLFAGLAPMAQFGKEAGESFYKKIIPAVIAALASMVIMYVKGYTLPIPLILTGVTTLSLATIITRIVLSVKNNGPRVMLTQRRHYGGLMVHIGVVIMAYGIIASSFYNIKDEHVVAPGESFTFGNYEMHVGELTVNQGQNFTSVYAPVTVTENGNKIVTVAPERRFYNKREEAWAEVAIYSKLKGDLYFILASYSKPENYIGIQVVYEPLLIWLWIGCGIMCIGAFYTVTGRRKNA
- a CDS encoding cytochrome c maturation protein CcmE, producing the protein MNKNKKFLVATAVVVIAISFMLFSGFKSEGVYYLTVGEVLHNPEKLNQKGMRVSGEVITGTITKNTKDRHLVFDIMDVEEGGAVMTVDYKGIIPDTFKEEIHVIIEGNYDIENKKFIAKTLLTKCPSKYEVDPEEEAAKG
- a CDS encoding cytochrome c biogenesis CcdA family protein yields the protein MNEIGFITAFTAGVLSFLSPCVLPLLPAYLSFISGETIDTLTSGESKKARAKAVLGAVCFGLGFLLVFVILGASATAVGKALAQHKIILGRIAGLLIIVLGLHMAGIFRINRLLVQKKWNYKRRAGAPFLLQAFFLGIALVLGWSPCLGPVIAAIFAMASQQETVVQGIGLLVTFGLGLWIPFLLAALAVGHVISGMKKAGRIVMVVEKVSGALLIIIGVLMTTNSMAMMSAYLVRWFPFLGSINF
- a CDS encoding YebC/PmpR family DNA-binding transcriptional regulator — translated: MAGHSKWANIKHRKAAQDAKKGKVFTKVAREITVAAKEGGGDPDMNPRLRLALDKAKAVNLPKDNVDRAIKKGTGEGNEAAYEDVTYEGYGPGGVAILVKTLTDNRNRTVAEVRSTMTKKGGSMGEAGCVAWIFEQKGILEIAKDRADEDKLLEEALEAGAEDVVDDGDVFAVQCAYADFMDVKAALEGKGYAFEFAEITMKPKNTVPVNVEDLRKIMNITDAIEDLDDVQEVYSNFEADDDVMSQLED
- the ruvC gene encoding crossover junction endodeoxyribonuclease RuvC, whose product is MSRIVIGIDPGLNCTGVGIVRAWPGRVEHVFHGVLRTDSKRPLPERLGVICAGLREIVGEYKPEISAVEDVFQSVNIKSAMLLGQTRGAIIATLLSCGMPVNEYTALQVKKSVVGYGKADKEQVRHMVEVLLGIKMGKSPLDASDALAVAVCLGLEITGRRY
- the ruvA gene encoding Holliday junction branch migration protein RuvA encodes the protein MIYRVKGRLLEKHPDFAVIDTGAIAFKIGISMQSFATLPDIGEKATLYTLMNVREDDISLFGFVTLEEKKLFILLTSVSKVGPKLALAILSGLDVKSFEKAVVSGDVVKIKGIPGIGLKTAERIILELKDKFDLVFRTEAKPDDNSEDVVSALCNLGYTRKDAENAVRTSYSGENSFEENLKKALRGLSG
- a CDS encoding TrkH family potassium uptake protein; the protein is MRFISGLKPFQFLVLGFLSYVVIGTAFLSLPISQVTWVSTMDNLFNVTSAVSTTGLSTVGVSDSYTLFGQIVILVLFQLGGIGYMTLTSFIILARGRQLSELRNGVLGTEFSLPAEFKIHSFIFQVAVFTLTIELIGTMILFMEFRSAGVDSPFWMALFHAVSAFTTSGFSTFSNSMESFKGNWVICVTVGALCYMGSIGFIVLHDAFLAIKSKAYRITFTSKVILVITALIFFVCAPLFYLSEPSLRSTGFSEGVLISAFQIMTASSTAGFNTVSIGGLAPASLTLLIIAMVIGASPSGTGGGIKTTSVSSCIGIVVSILRGRSSVTFFGHSIPNVRLMTAVASVSVYLAVLAAGVFMLSITEKQEYIKLVFEAASALGTVGLSMGITGELSGAGKMIITFLMFAGRVGPLTIGLSLFHSAKEAGKPKKSDLAV